A genomic region of Venturia canescens isolate UGA chromosome 9, ASM1945775v1, whole genome shotgun sequence contains the following coding sequences:
- the Mf gene encoding uncharacterized protein Mf isoform X4 produces the protein MDARFRSNLAMIGRNEPITRKAKFWQSYVRALKGTDDMRAPEHTHRPRGIFRSDFPELHSSSWPYGKSIFENPLHAADRINVPGYRYLPVHREIYGYSPRQLYPHQYKPVERFHAGDFPGKWRYLRQLTESSDLKQQQIIRKWGNRERKLFGDIMKIRCLKNTRAYPELWGNAEAFAAAAHPPFFSITRHEPPKSFATVLNEAFNRHYPTIRSGHIIF, from the exons ATGGACGCGCGATTCAGGAGCAACCTCGCCATGATTGGGCGCAATGAGCCCATCACCAGGAAAGCCAAATTCTGGCAGAGCTACGTGCGCGCCCTCAAGG GTACCGACGACATGAGAGCCCCCGAACATACCCACAGACCACGAGGCATCTTCCGTTCTGACTTCCCGGAGCTCCACTCCTCATCGTGGCCCTACGGAAAATCCATCTTCGAGAATCCTCTTCACGCCGCCGACCGCATCAATGTACCCGGATACAg ATATCTTCCGGTACATCGCGAGATCTACGGCTACTCTCCGAGACAACTGTATCCCCATCAGTACAAACCTGTCGAGCGCTTCCACGCGG GCGATTTTCCCGGGAAATGGCGGTATCTGCGTCAGCTTACGGAATCGAGCGATCTGAAACAGCAACAGATAATACGAAAGTGGGGTAACAGGGAGCGCAAATTATTTGGCGatataatgaaaattcgatgcCTTAAAAATACGAGAGCTTATCCGGAGCTGTGGGGTAACGCTGAGGCTTTTGCGGCTGCGGCTCATCCCCCGTTCTTCTCAATCACCAGGCACGAGCCGCCCAAATCATTCGCGACGGTTCTTAACGAGGCCTTCAACCGACATTACCCAACGATACGATCGGGCCACATTATTTTCTGA
- the LOC122415640 gene encoding homeobox protein Nkx-2.5-like codes for MATGYDDCYDSSWHLIPPDYNEDDYRLFESMKMPTKTSGFGINDILELNEAKTSAAAAAAAAAAAAVAAAAAANTDEHVQEGPTTALPTVSDVTPSTYQQLLEHTASAILQPTLHANLGRGVLGPLPPPQPPGLLGWPTGPTLASSLQPQPLDEINVNQPQPDSTSPTISDLSFPSSQQDACSHDQQSCKEMEADEHEYEEERGENGGEDEGSDMNRQEGMNGGGEHCKKRKRRVLFSKAQTYELERRFRQQRYLSAPEREHLASIIRLTPTQVKIWFQNHRYKTKRAASERVEIGVVGGMPASATIGGSNAGPGSGCSPRRVAVPVLVRDGKPCQSKLVESSGPYPPSGQIPMAPHGYKPYWW; via the exons ATTATTCGAAAGCATGAAGATGCCAACGAAAACTTCGGGTTTCGGTATAAACGACATATTGGAATTGAACGAAGCGAAAACGAGTGCAGCTGCGGCGGCTGCAGCCGCCGCAGCGGCCGCGGTCGCAGCGGCAGCGGCAGCGAATACGGACGAGCACGTTCAAG AAGGACCGACGACGGCTCTGCCGACGGTTAGCGATGTGACGCCCTCGACGTATCAGCAATTATTGGAGCACACCGCATCGGCGATACTGCAACCCACGTTACACGCGAATCTAGGGAGAGGAGTGCTGGGTCCACTGCCACCTCCACAGCCACCGGGGTTGTTGGGTTGGCCGACGGGACCGACGCTGGCGTCGTCGCTGCAGCCTCAGCCATTGGACGAAATTAATG TGAATCAACCGCAGCCGGATTCGACGAGTCCAACAATATCGGATCTCTCGTTCCCGTCGTCGCAGCAAGACGCGTGCAGTCACGATCAGCAGTCCTGCAAGGAAATGGAGGCTGATGAGCACGAGTATGAGGAGGAGAGGGGCGAGAACGGCGGGGAGGACGAGGGCTCGGATATGAATCGTCAGGAGGGCATGAACGGCGGGGGTGAGCATTGCAAAAAGCGGAAGCGACGGGTGCTCTTTTCGAAAGCGCAAACGTACGAGCTCGAGAGACGCTTCCGTCAGCAGCGATACTTGAGCGCACCGGAGCGCGAACACCTCGCCTCGATAATACGTCTGACCCCGACCCAGGTGAAAATATGGTTCCAGAATCACCGCTACAAGACCAAAAGGGCCGCGAGTGAGCGCGTTGAAATTGGCGTCGTCGGTGGGATGCCGGCAAGTGCTACGATCGGCGGCAGCAACGCCGGACCGGGAAGCGGTTGTTCGCCGCGTCGCGTAGCCGTCCCCGTTCTCGTGAGGGACGGCAAACCTTGCCAATCGAAACTGGTCGAATCGAGCGGCCCGTATCCACCCAGTGGCCAAATTCCTATGGCGCCGCATGGCTACAAACCGTATTGGTGGTGA